One genomic segment of Oncorhynchus kisutch isolate 150728-3 linkage group LG15, Okis_V2, whole genome shotgun sequence includes these proteins:
- the LOC109906015 gene encoding neuronal acetylcholine receptor subunit alpha-3-like yields MNPSGIVTVVLLLVVLTAQGCLSSKGEDRLFRNLFRRYNQFIRPVENVSDPVTVEFEVSISQLVKVDEVNQIMETNLWLRHVWNDYKLKWVPIEYDGLEFIRVPSNKIWRPDIVLYNNAVGDFLVEDKTKALLKFDGTITWIPPAIFKSSCPMDITYFPFDYQNCSMKFGSWTYDKAKIDLVLIGSKVNLKDFWESGEWEIIDAPGYKHDIKYNCCEEIYPDITYSFYIRRLPLFYTINLIIPCLLISFLTVLVFYLPSDCGEKVTLCISVLLSLTVFLLVITETIPSTSLVIPLIGEYLLFTMIFVTLSIVITVFVLNVHYRTPMTHTMPAWVRSVFLGLLPKVLLMRRPVDQGCPSSLGSGRGDGTGGGSIGDGGVGGGARGTGKKRKNSIGGGIGGGCVQVDGGAVTAETGQAGEMNCVEYGEVQNKPNLACKGKEVPIPTIPPVVPPPAPSDPDLSKLPRALSSPPKVQAVVAFSVVSPEIKQAIESVKYIAENMRTRNKAKEVEDDWKYVAMVIDRIFLWVFVTVCITGTLGLFLQPLISFFT; encoded by the exons ATGAATCCTTCCGGAATAGTCACCGTGGTGCTTCTGCTGGTGGTCCTGACAGCGCAAG gctgTCTGTCGTCTAAGGGGGAAGACAGGCTGTTCAGGAATTTATTCAGGCGATACAACCAGTTCATCAGACCCGTGGAGAATGTCTCTGACCCTGTCACCGTGGAGTTTGAGGTCTCCATATCCCAGCTGGTCAAAGTG GATGAAGTCAATCAGATTATGGAGACCAATTTATGGCTGAGACAT GTCTGGAATGACTACAAACTGAAATGGGTTCCCATCGAGTATGACGGACTTGAGTTCATTCGTGTGCCCTCCAATAAGATATGGAGGCCGGACATCGTCCTCTACAACAA TGCTGTGGGAGATTTCCTGGTTGAGGACAAGACCAAAGCTCTACTGAAGTTTGACGGCACCATCACCTGGATCCCCCCCGCCATCTTTAAATCCTCCTGCCCCATGGACATCACCTACTTCCCCTTCGACTACCAAAACTGCTCCATGAAGTTTGGCTCCTGGACCTACGACAAGGCCAAGATTGACCTAGTGCTCATAGGGTCAAAG GTGAACCTCAAGGACTTCTGGGAGAGTGGCGAGTGGGAGATCATCGACGCGCCGGGCTACAAGCACGACATCAAGTACAACTGCTGTGAGGAGATCTACCCAGACATCACCTACTCTTTCTACATCAGACGCCTGCCTCTCTTCTACACCATCAACCTCATCATCccctgtctcctcatctccttcctcACCGTCCTCGTCTTCTACCTCCCCTCTGACTGTGGAGAGAAGGTgaccctctgtatctctgtcctcctgtccctcaCTGTGTTCCTCCTGGTCATCACTGAGACCATCCCGTctacatctctggtcatccctctCATCGGGGAGTACCTCCTCTTCACCATGATCTTCGTCACCCTCTCCATCGTCATCACCGTGTTTGTGCTGAACGTCCACTACCGTACGCCTATGACCCACACCATGCCGGCCTGGGTCCGGTCTGTGTTCCTGGGGTTGCTGCCCAAGGTGCTGCTCATGAGGAGGCCTGTAGACCAGGGCTGCCCCTCCTCCTtggggagtgggagaggagacgGAACAGGAGGTGGGAGTATTGGAGATGGGGGTGTAGGAGGAGGAGCGAGAGGAAcggggaagaagaggaagaacagCATTGGGGGAGGAATAGGGGGCGGGTGTGTGCAGGTGGACGGGGGTGCGGTCACCGCTGAAACAGGGCAGGCGGGGGAGATGAACTGTGTGGAGTACGGCGAAGTGCAGAACAAGCCGAATTTAGCATGTAAGGGGAAAGAGGTGCCCATCCCCACCATACCCCCGGTGGTGCCCCCTCCTGCCCCCTCTGATCCGGACCTATCCAAACTGCCCCGAGCGCTCAGCAGCCCGCCCAAAGTCCAAGCAGTGGTGGCCTTCTCCGTGGTGTCACCAGAGATCAAACAGGCCATCGAGAGTGTCAAGTACATCGCTGAGAACATGAGAACACGCAACAAGGCCAAAGAG